One region of Astyanax mexicanus isolate ESR-SI-001 chromosome 15, AstMex3_surface, whole genome shotgun sequence genomic DNA includes:
- the LOC111194935 gene encoding uncharacterized protein LOC111194935: MSHSKLNTSEKVPNYASSPAAASSSAEDQPNPHPWPYLEEFFGMIGSKNNSFRMRCKLCTPKHHELLAFKNSPSNLKKHIEKIHPTHLNRYIQLTSASLKRRSSTEGSLAPPSKQTKLWETRRVSQESVDKAVLKFIVQGLHPPHTVQQQGFIDLVQHLQPNTNVMTRNTVVNKVTKASVEMKRKLKAALSEIEFIATTTDCWTAHRRSFIGVTAHWFDPKTLQRSCAALACKQLKGSHTFSALAGVLNDIHTEFSIREKIVRTTTDNGSNFLKAFRVYGQTEENNNTESVGEGDGEEDDDGQNDDYDEEEERFEGVEFVDAGALLDEDDYLEFQLPKHHRCACHLLNLVSTVDALKAEVNPLYKRVSRSTFAKCSSLWNKSSRSTTASEVIEDHCKLQLIRPVATRWNSLFSAVERIVRITREQGDGALAAVCNELDTPKFTPVELAFLAEYAKTMSPVAKALDVLQGETSVQMGWLIPTITLLKTKLQQLRLTTKFCEPLIDALLSGLEKRFREMLADPELIAAAILVPKFKTCWTSDENTLKCGIDYIRSHLGSQAENHISEGSQSSEEDDFFSSLKKTRPLETTQQLDAYLGCPGDTVEVLKSFPAVCHLSLKLNTALPASAACERLFSVAGLIFRPRRACTSSKNFENQLLLRLNKDFW, from the exons ATGTCTCACTCTAAACTGAACACCAGCGAGAAAGTCCCTAATTATGCATCATCTCCAGCTGCAGCTAGTAGCTCTGCGGAAGACCAGCCAAACCCACATCCCTGGCCATACCTGGAAGAATTTTTTGGAATGATTGGAAGCAAAAATAACTCTTTTCGAATGCGCTGCAAGCTCTGCACACCCAAGCACCACGAACTACTGGCTTTCAAGAATTCTCCATCTAATCTGAAAAAGCATATTGAG AAGATACACCCCACTCATCTAAATAGGTACATCCAACTTACTTCAGCATCTCTCAAAAGGAGATCATCCACTGAAGGCTCTTTAGCCCCACCCTCCAAACAAACCAAGCTGTGGGAGACTCGAAGAGTGTCCCAGGAAAGTGTGGATAAAGCAGTCCTCAAATTCATTGTCCAAGGCTTGCACCCACCACACACTGTTCAGCAACAGGGCTTCATTGATCTAGTGCAACATCTTCAGCCAAATACAAATGTCATGACACGCAATACTGTTGTGAACAAAGTCACAAAAGCCTCAgttgaaatgaaaagaaaactgaAAGCTGCCCTTAGTGAAATTGAGTTCATAGCAACGACAACTGACTGCTGGACGGCACACCGTCGCAGTTTCATTGGTGTCACTGCACACTGGTTTGACCCCAAAACCTTGCAGAGATCCTGTGCTGCCCTGGCATGCAAGCAACTTAAAGGGTCACATACTTTTTCTGCTCTGGCTGGTGTCCTAAATGATATTCACACAGAATTCAGTATCAGAGAAAAGATTGTTCGCACTACAACTGACAATGGATCAAACTTCCTGAAAGCCTTCAGAGTTTATGGGCAGACTGAAGAGAACAACAATACTGAATCTGTAGGAGAGGGTGATGGAGAAGAGGATGATGATGGCCAAAATGATGATTACGATGAAGAGGAGGAAAGATTTGAGGGTGTTGAATTTGTTGATGCCGGAGCCCTGTTGGATGAAGATGACTACTTGGAATTCCAGCTACCCAAGCACCATCGCTGCGCTTGCCACCTTTTAAATTTGGTGTCCACAGTTGATGCTTTAAAGGCAGAGGTCAACCCATTGTACAAGCGTGTGTCAAGGTCCACATTTGCCAAATGCTCTAGCCTGTGGAACAAAAGTTCAAGATCAACCACCGCATCTGAAGTAATTGAAGACCACTGCAAACTCCAACTCATAAGACCTGTTGCTACAAGATGGAATTCACTCTTCTCAGCCGTAGAAAGAATAGTGAGAATAACAAGAGAACAAGGTGATGGAGCCCTTGCAGCTGTCTGCAATGAACTAGATACACctaa GTTTACTCCAGTGGAACTTGCATTTCTTGCAGAATATGCGAAGACAATGAGCCCAGTTGCAAAGGCACTTGATGTTCTTCAGGGAGAAACCAGTGTGCAGATGGGATGGTTGATCCCCACCATAACTCTGCTAAAGACCAAGCTCCAGCAACTTCGCCTCACCACCAAGTTCTGTGAGCCTTTGATTGATGCACTGCTTTCAGGCCTTGAAAAACGCTTCAGAGAGATGCTTGCAGATCCAGAGCTCATCGCTGCAGCCATTCTTGTTCCCAAGTTTAAGACCTGCTGGACAAGTGACGAAAATACCCTAAAATGTG GCATTGACTACATTAGAAGCCACTTGGGCTCTCAAGCAGAGAATCACATTAGTGAGGGATCCCAGTCATCTGAGGAAGACGACTTCTTTTCATCCTTGAAAAAGACACGTCCTCTTGAAACAACCCAGCAATTGGATGCGTACCTGGGCTGCCCAGGAGACACAGTAGAGGTACTAAAGTCCTTCCCAGCTGTGTGCCATCTATCACTTAAGCTTAATACGGCACTCCCTGCCTCAGCAGCCTGTGAAAGACTGTTTAGTGTTGCAGGGCTGATCTTTAGACCAAGAAGAGCATGCACTAGCTCTAAGAACTTTGAGAACCAGCTGCTGCTGCGACTAAACAaagatttttggtaa